The bacterium genome includes the window TGTTGGCATTCCGCTTTCATCAAGGCTTACAATATATATAGCCTGTTGTGATGTTCCACCTAAATATAGCTTCCTTTTCTCTAAATTCAAAGCCTGGCTAAGGGTATACCCTCCTCCTACGGTGTAATGAGATACATCAGAAGCAGACAACAGACAACAAACAACAGACAATAGACAATAGACAATAACCTTGAGCCTTTTATTCCACATTCCACATTAGCGCCAATGGGAATTGACCGGCATCGCTCACTTTATCATCCACCGGATGCGTTCGCTCGGCTTCAATTCCCTTGTTGGTTCTTTAAATTTTTATCTAAGTAGCGCCAATGGGAATTGAACCCATGTTTCCGGATTGAGAGCCCGATGTCCTAACCCCTAGACGATGGCGCCCTTTAAACATAAAACATTATATTATATCAAAAATTGACAAGGAAAACAAGAGATTGGTAAAATCTTTCTATGATTGTAAGGCTTAAAGAGGATATGGTTTCTGAGGTTATAAAGATATTTGAGGGTCTTACTCACTACTTTAATCCACTTGGAATTCAAAGGTTAAAAAATGATATAAGTGAATATTTTGCTAAACCACCATCTGTTGAATTAGCTGGATTTTTTGTTTATGTAAATGATAATGGCGAAATCCTTGGGTTAATTGGATACAAAAGGCTATTGTATCATAAGGAATATGAGATAACATGGATTGCCACCAGAAATGATTGCCAAAGAAAAGGTATAGGAAGGGAGCTTATCTCCCACCTTGAGATATTTCTTTCCAATTATCAACTTGAGCTACTTACAGCAACAATTCCCGATAGACCTGTCTCTCGCGAGTTTTACTATAAAATGGGATTTAGGAGCATAAATAGGTTTTTAAATGGAGAGGGAGAAAGGCTTGTCTATCAAAAAAGGTTTGGTCCATTAGCTGATATCTGCCAGGAGTTTGTTGCAAATTATCTAAGGAGAAAAAGGCTTAAGGAGATTAAAAAAAAGAAGGGGTAATGTTATGTTGGTATAGTTAATAAAATTAGGGAACGGAAGAGACATCATACCCCCCTTTGGATAAAAAATTATACCATCCTTTTGATAAAAGGTCAAGTTTAATTTCTTGAAACTTATACCCATATCTTTTTGGCAAAATCTGGATTTTTACTAAAAAAAGACCCTCTTTTTAAGTTAAATCTTTCCTCTTCTTATTCTAAAAGGGACATATTCTTTAAAGAAATAGAAAAGTAGAGGCTTTTTGGTTATTTTTAATAAAAAGCTAAAAATTATTCTTGTTATTTGTAAGGTTTATCTTTATTCCTA containing:
- a CDS encoding GNAT family N-acetyltransferase; amino-acid sequence: MIVRLKEDMVSEVIKIFEGLTHYFNPLGIQRLKNDISEYFAKPPSVELAGFFVYVNDNGEILGLIGYKRLLYHKEYEITWIATRNDCQRKGIGRELISHLEIFLSNYQLELLTATIPDRPVSREFYYKMGFRSINRFLNGEGERLVYQKRFGPLADICQEFVANYLRRKRLKEIKKKKG